Genomic DNA from Paramisgurnus dabryanus chromosome 11, PD_genome_1.1, whole genome shotgun sequence:
TATTGCACATATCATAGTATCATACAAGCCATTCACTCTTGATTCAGACATTGTGCAATGTTTAGTTTTACATGCAGAAGTTATAAAATATGATTTCAAAGTGTTACTCCTACTGAAACACTGATGTGAACTCAATGATGGGCGATTCATTTtataaaacagacaaactgcAGTCGTTCTTCTTGGACAAAACTGAAACAAATGCTTCAAGTCTTCACATTTATGGATTTTGGAAGTGAGTTAATGCATTAAAAGCTATACatagtttgtatgcgtgttccCTGGATTTGAACCAATGTTCTTTTGCACCGCTAGTGCAATGAAATTAAAAGGTTCATTGTTTAAACATCCCATAATTCTCCAGGTAGTTTGCCATCATTGTCTCTAAAAAAAATCTCTCTAAGCCATCAAACACAAACATGTGACACAGAGAGCGATGGGATAAAGTTGCGCTTGGCACCGGAAAAAAACGCCGTCCATCAGTCTGCCAAGAGGCCGGACTGGAAGCCGAGAACATTTGCCCATGAACAAGCAGCTATTGATCTCAACAGGAGACGCATTTAGCCAAACAGAAGAGCAAGACGATGAGATGCTGAgcagaaaatacaaaaaaacactCACAGAGTGAAAGTAAAAATGAGTCATGCTGAAAACATTCAAGTTCAGCAGAATTAAagcaaatgatttaaaaaaaagctttGCCCTGCCAACAATTTACCAAATGACATTAACTATCCAGTAACATGAAGATTACATCAAGCGTCCATTAAACGCATGGAGAGACTTCACTAATGCAGGAACTTCATTCTGATTTTAAAAGCATAGCAAAGCAAAGTTGAGGATGATGACACGCTGAGCCTCTTGTGGTCGCTGTGAGCCTTCACTGACTAACCTCACAGTTTAAGGACGACAGTCATTACTAACAACAGATCAGCAGGACCAGACTTAACTACAACcaatatatttatgtgtttatcATGCATACGCTTCTGCTGATCTGTAAATCTGGAGCTCTCTGAATAACTTTCTGAAGTCTGTGAAAGTGTTTTTTATTCTCACCACCCCCAAAGCTGAGATCCTTGAGTGAGATTTCAGCCCCGGTCGCGTCCAGAAGAAACTCCTGAAACGATGGGTTCGCCGCCGGCTGGAACGTCCTCAGTGACTCTGTGGCTTTCTGAATCCTGTCGACAAATCATAATgttaattcattcattcagaatcaagtgtgaaaAAGTGAATGTCAAAAGCCGCTTAGTGAACGATTCAGGATTAAACGAGACAGAATTAGACGTAGGGCTTTAAATCTAGAAACACAAGGACCGTGGATTACAGGCACGAGGCCAAACTGTATCTCAACGTAACTAAATCAGCCCagatataaaacaaacaaagactGTAGATTTAAGATAAACTAAAGTGACCCAACCTGACGTGAAGCTGTTTAGCCGTCTGCACGAAGCAGGACTGATCGGTCTCCTTGAGAACTTCCTGTGCGTAGCCCACCAAACCGCTGTTCTCCAGCATCCCCTGATAGCCCTCCACCTGAGCACGCAGACGCTCCACGCGCAGGGTCCTCGACTGCTCGATGGAACGCAACATCTCGCTTTTTCTTTCTTGAAGGATCTCAAAGAGTCGTTCGAAGCATTCGTTGGCGCGTCGCTCTGCGAGCTGTCCGCTTTCCTGCAAGAAGAAAAGCTTGTTGTTAAAATAAATACGTTTGCGCATACAGACACACGGTTAGATGCATGCACAACGTCAAAATGTCTCAGTTACATGAAAAAGCAAGTGATGACGCTTTCAGCAGTAAAGAGTAAACTAGCCACACAAACGTTCTTGCAGACGCTCTCGGATGTTTTCAGTTTTAAAGGAATTTGTGATGTTGTCATTGTACAATAAGCATCACTAATGAACACATCATATGAAACCTAAGCATATTTGCTTAatgtcactttaaaatgaatgctCCCAACTTCAACTATTTTTACAGTTAGTACTGCTAATAAATACTATGAACAAAATGATGCACAGTTTTGTTTAAAAGCGCTATGAACATATCAGCCGATTCTTTTCGTGGTTGGTACAGCTAATGTATTTTTCTAAAACCATATTTCCCTGCCTTCACTGTTAAGCTGCTTTGATACTCCTGGGTTAGGCTTTTCTGAAACATGTAAACATTATTGTACCAGTTTGGTTTAATCCTCTACCCAAAAAGCTATGAACAGCAGCTATGCTAATTTTCTCTGTTTGATAGTGTTTTACGTGTATATGACATTAGGTCGTTTTGTAAAGCTCTTTGCAACCGTGTAAACTGTAAATGTGAGCTGAATCAATGGCCCACATTATTCGCAGTCAGCGCAGTTCTGTGCAAAGTCAGCAGCAGTGGATTTTATCGAGTCACGTGTTCAGAATATTTCCATGTATAACCCGATTGAAAGGGTAATTAAAAAGGCAAAATAATCATGAAACCGTGCCGTTATGAACAAAGACGATAGGATTCTTGCTGCAGTGCCACAAGCTGTTTACCTCAGTTTGATGAATCAACACCTCCAGCTCAGAAATCTGAACCCTCACTTGGTCctctttgcttattaagtaatgGATACTCTTCGACAGCTTCTCCTGTTAACAGACAAGTAAAGTGCATCAGGACACACACTAGAAATCTTTTCCAGGCAGTGACGAGACGCTCGATAGGGGGAATAAAAGCTTTGATCTCAACATAACATCATACAACAGAGATGGCAGGCGCCATTAAAAACGAATGAGGCGCAAGTTTCAAGTCGGCAGATGTTTCTGGGTCATTGACCTCCCGTCTGTCGTTCAGAAGATCGGCTTTACTAGAGACCAAAGCCCCACCGAGCCCCGCCTCGCATAGACCCATTCACCAGAAATACGATAGCGAGGGTTTTTGGTTCAGGCATAAATTCTTTATGAGCTCTTTCAATAGACAAACAGAGACGTGAAAGGAGCGGCCTGATGTTCTTCTGTTGACACGTCGCCGATTGTTTAATCTGACCCACCTTAAGGATCTTGTAGGCACTGCTCATGGAAGTCACTTTGTGATTAGCGTGAGATCCGCCCAGCTTGCAGAGGTGACACACCGGTCGTCGACACACCTCGCAGTACATGTTGACTTTCTCCATCTCGTGTTCAGGGCACATTAACACCTGGGAACGAGAACAAGAACACGTCAAACAGTtttcattgagaaaacgtgGCAAGCGACACAAAACTAGAGCCGGCCGATGAGCGTTCATACCTTTGGTCTGAAGTTGGCGGTGGGCCCCACGTACTCGTGCTGGGCTTTAGGCGTTCCCCAAGGGTGGTGCATCTTGAAGCATTCATTGCAGTAGCTGGCCTTGCAGTCCATGCAGCTTTTGGTGGCCTCTTGAACTGGTGGTTTACACATGTTGCACATGATGGCCACCGCCGCACGGGCCGCCTGTCTGTAGCGCTCCACGATGCTCTCAAGTGTGAAGTTGCGGAAGAGCATGCTGATCCCTCGTTCCCCAAGATCGATGTCATGCTGGCACCCGGGACACGGAAATGTGGTAACACGAGGAGTAACGGAAGAACGTCTCCATCCGGGAGAAGAGATGGATcctgatttatttaaatgaacagTCACATAAGAGGAGGCACACGCACTTaataaaggaatagttcacctaaaaaattaaaatcctaTCATCATTTCTTTACCCACATGTTCTTCTAAACCTcagtgtgattttttttcttctgttgaacacaaaagaaaatctTTTATATCATAGATGGCAGTGCTCATTTACTTCCATAAGATTCGtctttttctactatggaagtcaaaggGTACGGTCacctgtgtgcttaccatcgtttattaaaatgtcttcttgtgtgttcaacagaagaaagaaactctGAGGTTTCTGAACAACATGATGACTGGATTTTCATTTTTACGTAAACTATCCCCATAAGCACTAGTGACCAAAAGTGGTGACACACAAAGTTTCAGAATGGTAGACAGAATCAAAACCTGACAGTGATCTGGACAAGAGGAGATTTTCAACCATTTTAAATTTGGCATTAAAAGAATAAATTCGTCATAATGAATAGTGCAATTGAGGTCAAGATAAAACATCTTTGGCAATAAATGCAGTAACACCGTACGCTAGTTTAAGAGAGAAAAACATATGAAAAATACATCGGAAGCATTGAGAGCATTTTGTGTTGCATGGAATTCGTGCCTTTTAATCAAAGTCCAAAGATCTTGAAGACGCATTGATTGGCACGGACACACATGACGGCACGTTTGAGATTCTATACAGTTTTCACTTTATTCAAACTATTAGTACAAGTACTCCGATAATTTGGTTATTTCGGTTCAGACTGAGGCTagcttacaaaataaaaaagcttttttggGTTCGACACAGTGAGTCAAGAATGAAAACTTTCAGCCAAGAATCTTCCTTAAAGCATATTTTTGGGTTACTTTCCTCCAAACTATTAATGGATTGCAAAGCTGCGATATAAAGGTTTTATTTTATACACAAGTACAGCAGGATGCATTTGTCCAGGTCAGTGTCGCAGTTTCTCCCTACTTAACAAACAGAGGAAAAAAATAACTCTCTCAGTGACAAACATCAAACTAatacacgtacacacacacaacaggACACTGTAAGACACATGCAGCACAGATGGGTTACATGCCGACACGTTGCGGGTTACAGAACCATGGGTGTGAACATGGCAGGTGAGATCTGAACGAGTGCCCGCTTTCAGATCAGGTAATGAGAGTGATTCAAATAAAGCGTGTACTTAGGCCGTGAGTGTGCAGCGTCGCTCGGGGAGGGGAGGGGCTGGTGGCACCCTGGGCACGGCACGTTGGGACTTGATGCTGCCGCATCGATACTCAGAATGCAGAGGGAGAAAGATAAACGCTCAGACCAGACACAGGCCAATCAGCACAAGGTCATTGTGGTGGGGCAGAGAGATACCGGCCCCTACAAAACCACACATCAGCCCATCAGTGAGAACTCATATATAACGCCTTCGTATTTGGGAGGCCCTTAACCATTGCGGGTCGAGTTTGATGGCGAGAGAAGCTTTTGAGGGCAGCTTCTGAAATTCATCCAGAATTACCTCTCTATCGCTTGTTAAATGACTGTGCTGAGGGGATTTAACACGAGGCCAATGCAGCTTCAATCATCCACACTTTGTAAGGGAGTTGTCATGCGGTGAAAATAGAAGAAACCtgccctaaccctaaccctcaTTGAAATACACCTCTGCGTAACATAAATGTCTCAAAATAATCTCTATACAAGACAAACACTGAAAACTGCTCGGTGACATAGTGCTGGGTGATTTAGGTTATCAAACAGTATACCAGGTTTTTTTCAAACACAGTAAATATTATTAAGGAGCACCTATGGTCCggtttatgtttttaaatttcctttggtgtgtaagttaagggcgatttatagtcgtgcgtaggtcctaagGCGTAGCAGcaacggcgtaggttccgcgtccgctggttggcagtaatcacgcgtgtaaccacagtagcagcagaagtcgtcacagaagaagaagctaagcaagttaacccacaaacgaagaagaaatagcaacttgttgtgtataatttgagaagaccagcaatgatggaaataaataaatagcgacttatgttgcagtttgagttaaatcactcttcaacttggctcatctttgttttcaccgtctcaaacggaaatacctatgacacagttttttttacctgacgggaggggttctggtggaccaatcacagcgcttgcggtccgggTAGAGCCGAcacgctgttagaaattttatgaggtgcgcgtcaggctacgcagagctacgcacaggctacggatagacctacgcacgactataaatcgcccttaagtgtgtattagttcatgttaatgatatgcaaaaggtacaaaccccaaagtaaaccattatgtgagttatcgtctccaacgttaatctcttttcttggactacaacaaacacacggattgtaggcaacagtttacttcctgggattggtgatgtaaacaagaccgacattataataattcctcccgcttcagactcacagcctgtaagttaactcctgttagcaaccgaatctttcaaatatagtaaggagcgtcacgtttCCGACTGACATTAGAGGtatttaggccaatcacaatgtacagatcagctggccaatcagagaaacagagcttttcaaatcagtgcgtttcaggaagaaagtgaaatctggagctacaaaaatgtacggtatgtggaaaataaggtttcttttaaccataaaccacacaaacacactgcattataccaaatacactaAATAACGTTGTTTTATTAGCAATGAAacaggtgcactttaaaaaaaccTGGCATACAAGAGGGAGTGGAATGGATTGCAGAACGTCTTGAGATGCGCCTGCGGCTCTTCCGGCATGATGCAGTCAACTAACCCTAACCTTACTATGCCAACTTGCTACGGTTAACAAAAGCTTGTAATGCCAGAAACCGCCAGAATCCCACACAAAACAAGATGATAGGTctgagccgatggtgtagtgggcttATGCACTTTCGGCAACCGGAGTTTGATTCCCGGTGtgtggtcatttgccgatcccgtacccctctctcctccctgtactttaCTGTCCTCTCCTAACCTCACGGTTtaataaaggcaaaaactgCCCCCCCCCCAGAAAAAcgtaaaaaacatgattttttgTCAAACCACCCAGCACTACGGTGATGCAATGCCAATGGTGCTTTTCGTCTGCAGCTATCAGTGCGATCGGTCGACTCGTCCACTACAAGAAAACGCTCTAGCGTTGagaagagaaagagagcgagagcgtATAAAGGGGTTTTAAAGACAGAGTACTCACTACAGCTAATTAAATTATGTAACCCAAATCTACCTCGCCCTCCAAACGACCTCCTCACTGAGGCTGCAAGCAACAAAGAGAAAAGTGAAACAAAACTAACAATGATTAAAAGTGAACAAAAGTGGAGTGAACCCTGATTCACAACCAATGACTGTACAAACATGAAAACAACACCACATTTTTCAGTGTAATAAAGACAACAAACTCATTTATCGATCTAGCTTTGGATGCCTTTACCTGCTGGGCTAAAATAACATCTGCATAAGCAAAACAGCAGATCTTGTCTTTAGTGTCAATTATTATTCATGTTAGGGAGGGAGTATAAAACAATCATTACACACAAGTCTTTATAATCTTTatgattgttgttgttattgttaCTAGAGAAAAAGTAGCAATACAACTACTGAGTTAAATGTTGGACTTTGTCTTTTTTATGAGCTTAATCGAGAAGTGCAAGGCTGGCTGCTTTATTACCTGAGCGCACGAGTCTGTCCAGCCTCTCCATGCTCGGGGAGGGAACTCTGGATCGAGGGCTGCCCGGGTTCGAGCCCTCCGATCCCGCGTCTGTACTGAACGAGTCATCGTGATTGGGCAGCAGCAGATCGCGCACACATTTATGACAGACGCTGTGCTGGCAGGGTAAAATCAGCGGATGGGTGAAAAGCTCTTTACAGATCGGACAGATCAACTCTCGCTCAATGTTCTTCATCGGCACCTGTAAAACAAAACCAGGGTTTGGTCGAATCGTGTGAAATATAATTTCCCATGATAATCGAGACcattaaagaaagaaagaactgGGCTTGGTCCAATTACCATTGAAAGTAATTTCGATCTCAACACGGATTGTTACAGGGATCGAGTCCAAATGCTGATAAAACCGGATTTCACTACACTATTACCGCAATAACGAAGAGGGCTTCACGTTAAATCTGGATTTGACTCACATGTACCCGGCATTGGTCTCCGTTCACTTTCTACTTCTATCATAAAAGTGAGATAATGCACGTTAACCCCGTTACAGCTACAGATAAACGATCATAACGCACATTGCTCGTGTTCttaaacaaatcaaataaaGAAAGCTTAAGAGATTTCATGTACTCACACATACTGAGCTTCGCCTGGACATCGTGAACACATTCAATAGAAACTACACGCGATATAAATTTAACTTTTAATCACAGAGTCGAACAACTTGAACAATGAATCAAACAACGTGACGCGCCGTTACTAATGAACGCGAGAGAATGTGGGCGGAGCCAATGTCCGTCACTATAGTAACACTGCGGCGATACAAAAGTATTTAAATAAGGGGCGGTGTCAGCGGAAAAAAACTTGCattgtgtttgcattttattgaGATAGCAATCTACTAAtttgtatataatatatatttatatactttCGTTCAATAACACGTGCATTATTGGAATAGAAAAAGACATTCACATTCACACGCTATAACAATGCATCAGTGTGACAAATCATGCAGGCCTTTTACTGATTCGTCTGTCCCTGCACAAGAAACACATTCAGAGACTCAGCATCCACCTGACATCTAAACGATTTCATATTGATATGACAGATCTGAGATCAGCTCACCTCGCCTCTCTCAATACGCTCCACGATACTGCCGAACTCTGTCAGTTCCTCTGAATCAGACATCATCAGACAACAGCAGATAACCGATCACAGATGATTgatctcatttatttattttatcatcaACTCGCGGAGACTTCATGCGTCATCGACCGCTTGCCGTTTTCAAGGTGGACCGTGATGAATCTCGAGGATCAGATGAATCCCCGCCCACCCGTCTCTCTGTGGGTGTGGCTTCGCTGGACTGACAGTTCTTTGTGCGGATCTCATGAAACTTTCATCATGCCCTACATATAAACAAAGATCGACCTGAAACTGAACATTATAGAGATCATGTTAAAAAGCAGACgattaaaattaaaacatgaataaaaatcACAGcagaaaatcatttaaattcatcactaacataatttttttacaactACCATGATCCGACTGAGAGGACAGTGACGAAGagtagatgatgatgatgagtaATAAGGCAGATTTATCAGAGCTCTGCGTGTGACCCTTGACCTCTACATAAGTGTCCAATCATCACAATCCTCAAGTTAATTTAGTATTTTATTGTATGACtcatcaaaaatgttttatagtAGAAATTAAGATATCCAGGGAGCAATTTACACTGACTGCATCAGTGTTTTCAGCCGGTACTTTATGAAAGCAtttcacactttattttatttttttcatttataataaaatacacatttagttttcacaaacctattttaattaaacaataatgaaaataaaGCAACTGAGAAATAAAAAGACACTCAATAACGACTACAACCAAATGATATTGCTGGATATATCGAAGCATTGGTTCATACGTAATGCCAACACAAAGTTAGGAGCTTAAAGACCTttgaaaatttacttaaattttattaaatgtttccTCCTTCACCAGCACCACCATCAATGAACCGTCAAACAATTTATTGAATCTTGCATGCCCGCAGTTTACTAGAGCTTTACATCAAAATACGAGCAGCATTATTGTCATCTCTACACTTGATGTTTAAAGGACAGAAAAATAATTTCATTCTTTAAATTCATGGTTTAATCCTTGAAGCAACATTCACAAGTGTCTTTAGTGGAGATGTAAGAACACTGGCGTTGATATCTGAGGCACATTCAAGAGAAGAGAGATGAAGATAAAGAAAATACTAAGATGGCACTGTCGCTTGTCAAAATACATAAACCACAAAGTTATACAGTGCATATTGTTTTGAGACcagaaacaaaaaaacaatCCGATCCTGTTTATGTCAATCCTATTCCAATCTGTATTTACACAGAAACAAGTTTGTAAGGCAGAAATTAACTACACAAGCTCGTGGAGGCCGGCGGCCGAGAAGCGACTGAATAATTGACGCCGGTGGATCTGATCGGTTATTCGTCGGCTCTCAGCGGGATGTTTTATTGCTGAGGTATCACAGATCGGGACAGACAGATGGAGATTTGCTGTCACGTGCTGTTTGTCCTCCAGATCGTGTGAAGCCGCCGCAGAGAGTCGAACGCTCGGTCGCTGATGTTCAGGGCGGGATGAACCTTTCGGAGGTCTTCCTCTCCTAGCAGAGACAAGCCACAGATGCCAAAGTAGGTGTGAAGAGGGTCTGATGTGACAGGACAGAAACAGAAGAAGATCAGTgttacagacacacaaacagacagacagatcagcAGCACAAATCTTACATGTATTAATACAAGGTAGCTTTTAGAATATGAATAATTCATCGTAAGCACATGATATTATTAGTCCCGTCGTTACACAACAT
This window encodes:
- the trim36 gene encoding E3 ubiquitin-protein ligase TRIM36 isoform X5, with translation MMSDSEELTEFGSIVERIERGEVPMKNIERELICPICKELFTHPLILPCQHSVCHKCVRDLLLPNHDDSFSTDAGSEGSNPGSPRSRVPSPSMERLDRLVRSASVRRSFGGRGRFGLHNLISCRSISSPGWRRSSVTPRVTTFPCPGCQHDIDLGERGISMLFRNFTLESIVERYRQAARAAVAIMCNMCKPPVQEATKSCMDCKASYCNECFKMHHPWGTPKAQHEYVGPTANFRPKVLMCPEHEMEKVNMYCEVCRRPVCHLCKLGGSHANHKVTSMSSAYKILKEKLSKSIHYLISKEDQVRVQISELEVLIHQTEESGQLAERRANECFERLFEILQERKSEMLRSIEQSRTLRVERLRAQVEGYQGMLENSGLVGYAQEVLKETDQSCFVQTAKQLHVRIQKATESLRTFQPAANPSFQEFLLDATGAEISLKDLSFGGVPDPPVIDLSRSRVYNEGLIHWRLSEDAVPSDRYVVEFRSLSGEDGEPDCWRTSEPVFGSSTVVSDLDSDCRYVFRVKVCRNDVFSPCGPEVIFHTPPAPVFGFLFNERCGFNTERLQLSKPRDSVESAAGMTLLLAAERVQTGSYICLDYITGDTGISHGRHYWAFRVDPNSYMVKVGVASDSKLTEWFHNPRETSSPRYDHDSGHDSGSEDTCLETSQPFTLLTVGMGRIFIPKASITASSGDQGNRVLPMPQRIGVCLDYDAGRVFFYDADTMRCLFERQVECSGTMYPAFGLLGGGAIHLEEFITAKRLSYM
- the trim36 gene encoding E3 ubiquitin-protein ligase TRIM36 isoform X4 produces the protein MRQHQVPTCRAQGATSPSPPRATLHTHGLRSISSPGWRRSSVTPRVTTFPCPGCQHDIDLGERGISMLFRNFTLESIVERYRQAARAAVAIMCNMCKPPVQEATKSCMDCKASYCNECFKMHHPWGTPKAQHEYVGPTANFRPKVLMCPEHEMEKVNMYCEVCRRPVCHLCKLGGSHANHKVTSMSSAYKILKEKLSKSIHYLISKEDQVRVQISELEVLIHQTEESGQLAERRANECFERLFEILQERKSEMLRSIEQSRTLRVERLRAQVEGYQGMLENSGLVGYAQEVLKETDQSCFVQTAKQLHVRIQKATESLRTFQPAANPSFQEFLLDATGAEISLKDLSFGGVPDPPVIDLSRSRVYNEGLIHWRLSEDAVPSDRYVVEFRSLSGEDGEPDCWRTSEPVFGSSTVVSDLDSDCRYVFRVKVCRNDVFSPCGPEVIFHTPPAPVFGFLFNERCGFNTERLQLSKPRDSVESAAGMTLLLAAERVQTGSYICLDYITGDTGISHGRHYWAFRVDPNSYMVKVGVASDSKLTEWFHNPRETSSPRYDHDSGHDSGSEDTCLETSQPFTLLTVGMGRIFIPKASITASSGDQGNRVLPMPQRIGVCLDYDAGRVFFYDADTMRCLFERQVECSGTMYPAFGLLGGGAIHLEEFITAKRLSYM
- the trim36 gene encoding E3 ubiquitin-protein ligase TRIM36 isoform X1, which codes for MMSDSEELTEFGSIVERIERGEVPMKNIERELICPICKELFTHPLILPCQHSVCHKCVRDLLLPNHDDSFSTDAGSEGSNPGSPRSRVPSPSMERLDRLVRSGSISSPGWRRSSVTPRVTTFPCPGCQHDIDLGERGISMLFRNFTLESIVERYRQAARAAVAIMCNMCKPPVQEATKSCMDCKASYCNECFKMHHPWGTPKAQHEYVGPTANFRPKVLMCPEHEMEKVNMYCEVCRRPVCHLCKLGGSHANHKVTSMSSAYKILKEKLSKSIHYLISKEDQVRVQISELEVLIHQTEESGQLAERRANECFERLFEILQERKSEMLRSIEQSRTLRVERLRAQVEGYQGMLENSGLVGYAQEVLKETDQSCFVQTAKQLHVRIQKATESLRTFQPAANPSFQEFLLDATGAEISLKDLSFGGVPDPPVIDLSRSRVYNEGLIHWRLSEDAVPSDRYVVEFRSLSGEDGEPDCWRTSEPVFGSSTVVSDLDSDCRYVFRVKVCRNDVFSPCGPEVIFHTPPAPVFGFLFNERCGFNTERLQLSKPRDSVESAAGMTLLLAAERVQTGSYICLDYITGDTGISHGRHYWAFRVDPNSYMVKVGVASDSKLTEWFHNPRETSSPRYDHDSGHDSGSEDTCLETSQPFTLLTVGMGRIFIPKASITASSGDQGNRVLPMPQRIGVCLDYDAGRVFFYDADTMRCLFERQVECSGTMYPAFGLLGGGAIHLEEFITAKRLSYM
- the trim36 gene encoding E3 ubiquitin-protein ligase TRIM36 isoform X2 — protein: MSRRSSVCVPMKNIERELICPICKELFTHPLILPCQHSVCHKCVRDLLLPNHDDSFSTDAGSEGSNPGSPRSRVPSPSMERLDRLVRSGSISSPGWRRSSVTPRVTTFPCPGCQHDIDLGERGISMLFRNFTLESIVERYRQAARAAVAIMCNMCKPPVQEATKSCMDCKASYCNECFKMHHPWGTPKAQHEYVGPTANFRPKVLMCPEHEMEKVNMYCEVCRRPVCHLCKLGGSHANHKVTSMSSAYKILKEKLSKSIHYLISKEDQVRVQISELEVLIHQTEESGQLAERRANECFERLFEILQERKSEMLRSIEQSRTLRVERLRAQVEGYQGMLENSGLVGYAQEVLKETDQSCFVQTAKQLHVRIQKATESLRTFQPAANPSFQEFLLDATGAEISLKDLSFGGVPDPPVIDLSRSRVYNEGLIHWRLSEDAVPSDRYVVEFRSLSGEDGEPDCWRTSEPVFGSSTVVSDLDSDCRYVFRVKVCRNDVFSPCGPEVIFHTPPAPVFGFLFNERCGFNTERLQLSKPRDSVESAAGMTLLLAAERVQTGSYICLDYITGDTGISHGRHYWAFRVDPNSYMVKVGVASDSKLTEWFHNPRETSSPRYDHDSGHDSGSEDTCLETSQPFTLLTVGMGRIFIPKASITASSGDQGNRVLPMPQRIGVCLDYDAGRVFFYDADTMRCLFERQVECSGTMYPAFGLLGGGAIHLEEFITAKRLSYM
- the trim36 gene encoding E3 ubiquitin-protein ligase TRIM36 isoform X3; the encoded protein is MVPMKNIERELICPICKELFTHPLILPCQHSVCHKCVRDLLLPNHDDSFSTDAGSEGSNPGSPRSRVPSPSMERLDRLVRSGSISSPGWRRSSVTPRVTTFPCPGCQHDIDLGERGISMLFRNFTLESIVERYRQAARAAVAIMCNMCKPPVQEATKSCMDCKASYCNECFKMHHPWGTPKAQHEYVGPTANFRPKVLMCPEHEMEKVNMYCEVCRRPVCHLCKLGGSHANHKVTSMSSAYKILKEKLSKSIHYLISKEDQVRVQISELEVLIHQTEESGQLAERRANECFERLFEILQERKSEMLRSIEQSRTLRVERLRAQVEGYQGMLENSGLVGYAQEVLKETDQSCFVQTAKQLHVRIQKATESLRTFQPAANPSFQEFLLDATGAEISLKDLSFGGVPDPPVIDLSRSRVYNEGLIHWRLSEDAVPSDRYVVEFRSLSGEDGEPDCWRTSEPVFGSSTVVSDLDSDCRYVFRVKVCRNDVFSPCGPEVIFHTPPAPVFGFLFNERCGFNTERLQLSKPRDSVESAAGMTLLLAAERVQTGSYICLDYITGDTGISHGRHYWAFRVDPNSYMVKVGVASDSKLTEWFHNPRETSSPRYDHDSGHDSGSEDTCLETSQPFTLLTVGMGRIFIPKASITASSGDQGNRVLPMPQRIGVCLDYDAGRVFFYDADTMRCLFERQVECSGTMYPAFGLLGGGAIHLEEFITAKRLSYM